In Paralcaligenes sp. KSB-10, the following are encoded in one genomic region:
- a CDS encoding DHA2 family efflux MFS transporter permease subunit: MVDAIDGRKRWLALVVLCLGVLMIVLDTTIVNVALPSIGADLGFSETSLVWVVNAYMLTFGGFLLLGGRLGDLFGQRRLFLIGIIGFTLASLACGLASSQVLLIGARAVQGFGGAVVSAVSLSLIMNLFVEPADRAKAMGVYGFVCAGGGSIGVLVGGLLTGAFSWHWIFLVNLPIGIAVYMLCRLLLPDDRGQANSRRLDMAGAATITGSLMLAVYAVVNGNEAGWTSVSTLGLFALAALLFAVFIGIEVRVSAPLVPLGLFRSRNVTTANIVGILWAAAMFAWFFISALYLQRVLAYSPLQVGLGFLPANLIMAAFSVGLSATIVMRFGIRVPLAAGLLLAAMGLMLFARAPVDGNFVVDVLPGMILLGLGAGMAFNPVLLAAMSGVAPGESGLASGVVNTSFMMGGALGLAILASLASARTNALHASGVDALAALNSGYHRAFAVGAAFAAMAALLGGLFLRTGLHGSVHHEEEADGRTDSDPGTQGVSGHATESAATRI, translated from the coding sequence ATGGTCGATGCGATTGACGGCCGCAAGCGCTGGCTGGCGCTGGTGGTTCTTTGTCTCGGGGTCTTGATGATCGTCCTCGACACAACGATTGTGAACGTTGCCCTGCCGTCAATCGGGGCCGACCTGGGTTTTTCAGAAACCTCGCTGGTCTGGGTTGTGAACGCGTACATGCTCACCTTCGGCGGCTTTTTGCTGCTCGGCGGTCGCCTGGGTGATCTTTTTGGCCAGCGCAGGCTGTTCCTGATCGGAATCATTGGCTTTACGCTGGCCTCGCTGGCGTGTGGCCTGGCAAGCTCGCAGGTCTTGCTGATCGGCGCGAGGGCGGTACAGGGGTTTGGCGGCGCCGTGGTTTCGGCCGTTTCGCTTTCGCTCATCATGAACTTGTTTGTCGAGCCGGCCGATCGGGCCAAGGCCATGGGTGTGTATGGATTCGTATGCGCCGGGGGAGGCAGCATTGGCGTTCTTGTGGGCGGCCTTTTGACAGGGGCCTTCAGCTGGCACTGGATTTTCCTTGTCAATCTTCCGATCGGTATTGCGGTGTACATGCTTTGCCGCCTGTTGCTGCCGGATGACCGCGGGCAGGCGAACTCCAGGCGTCTGGATATGGCAGGGGCTGCAACGATAACGGGCTCACTGATGCTTGCCGTTTATGCTGTTGTAAATGGCAACGAGGCGGGGTGGACCTCGGTATCGACGCTTGGCCTGTTCGCTTTGGCGGCCTTGCTCTTCGCGGTATTCATCGGTATTGAGGTCCGGGTGAGCGCTCCATTGGTTCCGCTCGGATTATTCCGGTCGCGCAACGTCACGACAGCCAATATTGTCGGCATTCTGTGGGCCGCCGCAATGTTCGCCTGGTTTTTCATCTCGGCGCTTTACCTGCAGCGCGTGCTTGCTTATAGTCCGCTGCAGGTCGGTCTGGGCTTTTTGCCCGCCAATCTGATCATGGCGGCGTTTTCGGTGGGTCTTTCGGCCACCATTGTCATGCGCTTCGGTATCAGGGTTCCACTGGCTGCGGGGCTGTTGCTGGCGGCAATGGGATTGATGCTGTTTGCACGGGCGCCGGTAGACGGCAATTTTGTTGTCGATGTATTGCCGGGAATGATTCTGCTGGGCCTCGGCGCGGGCATGGCCTTCAATCCGGTATTGCTTGCCGCGATGAGCGGCGTGGCGCCTGGCGAATCCGGCCTGGCTTCGGGCGTTGTCAATACTTCGTTCATGATGGGCGGAGCGTTGGGCCTGGCAATCCTCGCCAGCCTGGCTTCGGCGCGCACAAACGCGCTGCATGCTTCCGGAGTGGATGCGCTCGCGGCACTCAACAGCGGTTACCACAGGGCCTTTGCAGTTGGGGCGGCGTTTGCTGCTATGGCAGCCCTGCTGGGCGGCTTGTTTCTGCGCACAGGGCTGCATGGATCGGTGCATCACGAAGAGGAGGCCGATGGCAGAACCGATTCCGATCCGGGAACGCAGGGCGTTTCAGGACACGCCACCGAATCGGCGGCTACCCGGATTTAA
- a CDS encoding VOC family protein — translation MQVQPYLFFEGRCEEAIEFYRKTLGAETDMLMRYKDGPEPTPDCQMPPGSENKVMHASLRIGESTVMASDGRCSGKSSFQGFSLSFKAPDDASAARTFAALGEGGQVQMPLAKTFFASSFGMVADRFGVSWMVIVEP, via the coding sequence ATGCAAGTGCAACCCTATCTGTTTTTCGAAGGTCGCTGCGAAGAAGCGATCGAGTTCTATCGCAAGACGCTCGGCGCCGAGACGGACATGCTCATGCGTTACAAAGATGGCCCGGAGCCCACACCCGACTGCCAGATGCCGCCGGGCAGCGAGAACAAGGTCATGCATGCCAGTTTGCGCATTGGCGAATCGACGGTGATGGCCTCCGATGGCCGCTGCAGCGGCAAATCCAGTTTTCAAGGTTTTTCCCTATCGTTCAAGGCGCCCGACGATGCTTCGGCCGCGCGGACGTTTGCCGCACTGGGCGAAGGTGGCCAAGTGCAGATGCCGCTGGCCAAGACCTTCTTTGCTTCGAGCTTCGGCATGGTTGCGGATCGGTTCGGCGTATCGTGGATGGTTATCGTTGAGCCCTGA
- a CDS encoding threo-3-hydroxy-L-aspartate ammonia-lyase — translation METPMKLPLYDDVVAAARRLENHAHRTPVLTSSTVNAEFGAQLFFKCENFQRMGAFKFRGAFNALSRFNDEQRKAGVVAFSSGNHAQAIALAARILGIAATILMPHDAPAAKVAATKGYGGQVVVYDRYKEDREAIGNKLAEEKGLTLIPPYDHPDVIAGQGTAAKELFEEIGELDGLFVPLGGGGLLSGSALSMQALSPQCRLYGVEPEAGNDGQQSFRSGSIVHIDTPRTIADGAQTQHLGAYTFPIIRRDVHDIVTASDADLIESMRFFASRMKMLAEPTGCLGFAAARRMKEQLKGQRIGIVISGGNVDLERFSELLAPPAAAKG, via the coding sequence ATGGAAACTCCAATGAAACTCCCTCTCTATGACGACGTTGTTGCGGCTGCCCGGCGCCTTGAAAATCACGCCCACCGCACGCCCGTCCTGACATCGAGCACGGTGAATGCCGAGTTCGGCGCCCAGCTCTTTTTCAAATGCGAAAATTTCCAGCGCATGGGCGCTTTCAAGTTTCGCGGCGCCTTCAACGCGCTGTCGCGCTTCAATGATGAACAGCGCAAGGCGGGGGTCGTGGCTTTCTCTTCAGGCAACCATGCCCAGGCCATTGCGCTGGCCGCGCGCATACTGGGTATAGCGGCCACAATTCTTATGCCTCACGATGCTCCTGCCGCAAAGGTGGCGGCCACCAAAGGCTATGGCGGCCAAGTTGTGGTCTATGACCGCTACAAGGAAGACCGCGAGGCCATAGGCAACAAGCTGGCCGAGGAAAAGGGCCTGACCCTGATCCCGCCCTACGATCATCCCGATGTGATCGCTGGGCAGGGTACGGCGGCCAAAGAACTATTCGAGGAAATCGGTGAACTGGATGGTCTGTTCGTGCCTTTGGGCGGGGGCGGCCTGCTTTCCGGTTCTGCACTATCGATGCAAGCCTTGTCGCCCCAATGCAGGCTTTATGGCGTTGAACCGGAAGCCGGCAACGATGGGCAGCAGTCCTTCCGGAGCGGGTCCATTGTGCATATCGATACACCGCGTACGATTGCCGACGGCGCCCAGACCCAGCATCTGGGAGCCTATACTTTCCCGATCATCCGTCGCGATGTGCACGATATCGTGACGGCAAGCGACGCGGACCTGATCGAGAGCATGCGATTTTTTGCGTCGCGCATGAAAATGCTGGCCGAACCCACCGGCTGCCTGGGGTTCGCCGCGGCTCGCCGCATGAAGGAACAACTAAAAGGCCAGCGCATCGGCATCGTCATCAGCGGCGGCAATGTCGACCTCGAACGTTTCAGCGAATTGCTGGCGCCCCCGGCTGCCGCGAAGGGGTAG
- a CDS encoding dienelactone hydrolase family protein, producing the protein MSFSPITGAADTTLHTSVEGLKHGLIDMPTFDGTIKAYFAAPANQAQRPVILVIQEIFGLHEHIQDVCRRFAHEGYFAIAVELYQRQGDAGAYSDIPGLVRDIVAKVPDEQVMADLDASAQWAAAQGADAKRLGVTGFCWGGRQAWLYAAHNPVCKAAVAWYGRLVSGHGPLQVRNPVDIAAAVHAPVLGLYGGLDASIPLDTVHQVEAVLAHGGVASKASRFVVYPESGHAFYSDYRPSYRKADADDAWQKALDWFRRYL; encoded by the coding sequence ATGTCGTTTTCCCCAATTACCGGTGCGGCCGACACCACTTTGCATACCTCGGTCGAGGGCTTGAAGCATGGCCTGATCGATATGCCCACATTCGACGGCACGATCAAAGCCTATTTTGCCGCGCCGGCCAATCAGGCTCAACGGCCGGTGATATTGGTCATACAGGAAATCTTCGGCCTGCACGAACATATTCAGGATGTATGCCGCCGCTTTGCGCACGAGGGCTATTTTGCGATTGCGGTCGAGCTGTATCAGCGCCAGGGCGACGCCGGCGCCTATAGCGATATACCTGGCCTGGTGCGCGATATTGTCGCCAAGGTGCCCGACGAACAGGTAATGGCCGACCTCGATGCCAGCGCACAGTGGGCAGCCGCGCAAGGGGCCGATGCAAAGCGTCTGGGCGTAACAGGATTCTGCTGGGGCGGCCGGCAGGCGTGGCTGTACGCTGCGCATAATCCGGTCTGCAAGGCCGCCGTGGCCTGGTATGGGCGTCTGGTTAGCGGCCACGGGCCATTGCAGGTTCGCAATCCTGTCGATATAGCCGCTGCCGTGCATGCGCCGGTGTTGGGGTTGTACGGTGGCCTGGACGCCAGCATTCCGCTCGACACCGTACATCAGGTTGAAGCGGTGCTGGCCCACGGTGGTGTGGCGTCGAAGGCTTCCCGCTTTGTGGTGTATCCCGAATCGGGCCATGCCTTCTACTCCGATTATCGTCCCAGCTATCGCAAGGCCGACGCCGACGACGCCTGGCAAAAGGCGCTGGACTGGTTTCGCCGCTATCTGTGA